A region from the Onthophagus taurus isolate NC chromosome 8, IU_Otau_3.0, whole genome shotgun sequence genome encodes:
- the LOC111414159 gene encoding nicotinate phosphoribosyltransferase isoform X2 — MTEKSVMDDKRNGQNGIVQPLLTDLYQITMAYAYWKSGKTKDYAVFDLFFRKNPFQGEFTIFAGLEECLKFLERFHYSLSDLNYLRLTLSPTIEEEFFEFLSKLTAKEVTLYALEEGSVAFPRIPLLRVEGPLIIVQLLETTLLTLVNYASLMATNAARYRMAAGELKLLEFGLRRAQGPDGGLSASKYSYIGGFDGTSNVLAGKLFNIPVKGTHAHAYITSFTNLDELNKHFLVPKGGGEQKDLMELATNWRLSLVPLFKMASCEANDGELAALISFAIAFPDGFMALVDTYDVKRSGLLNFCAVALALNELGYKAIGIRIDSGDLAYLSKVARHHFVEIGKKYDIPWFGNLMIMASNDINEETILSLNEQGHKINCFGIGTHLVTCQRQPALGCVYKMVELNEQPRIKLSQDVAKVTMPGKKDAYRLYSESGDALIDLLQRSVEDPPKINEKVLCRHPFEESKRAYVIPSKVEKLHKQFWANGTIVNPLPSLDQVREKVQMSLKTLRPDIKRNLNPTPFKVAVSDALYNFLHQLWLENAPIGELS, encoded by the exons atGACTGAAAAAAGCGTTATGGACGACAAGAGAAATGGTCAAAATGGGATCGTACAACCTCTTCTTACGG atttatatcaaattacaATGGCTTACGCGTATTGGAAATCCGGGAAAACCAAAGATTACGCCGTATTCGATTtgttttttcgaaaaaaccCTTTCCAAGGTGAATTTACGATCTTCGCCGGCCTGGAGGAGTgcttaaagtttttggaacgTTTCCATTACTCGCTCAGCG atttaaattatttaagattGACATTATCACCTACAATTGAGGaagaatttttcgaatttttgaGTAAATTAACTGCGAAAGAAGTTACTTTGTATGCCCTGGAAGAAGGGTCAGTTGCATTTCCAag AATTCCGCTATTACGAGTTGAAGGTCCGTTAATAATCGTTCAATTGCTTGAAACAACGTTATTAACTCTCGTTAATTATGCGAG tTTGATGGCCACGAATGCGGCAAGATACAGAATGGCTGCGGGTGAATTAAAGCTATTGGAGTTTGGTCTCCGGAGGGCCCAAGGCCCTGACGGTGGTTTATCCGCATCGAAATATTCATATATCG gTGGTTTTGATGGTACAAGTAACGTACTAGCCGGAAAATTATTCAACATTCCAGTAAAAGGAACGCATGCCCACGCGTATATAACTTCGTTTACAAACTTAGATGAGTtgaacaaacattttttggtccCAAAAGGAGGAGGCGAGCAAAAAGACCTGATGGAATTGGCAACGAATTGGAGATTATCGCTGGTGCCGCTATTCAAAATGGCTAGTTGCGAAGCTAACGATGGCGAATTGGCCGCTCTAATATCCTTTGCGATCGCATTTCCGGATGGATTCATGGCTTTAGTCGACACGTACGATGTTAAGAG GAGtggtttattaaatttttgcgCTGTCGCTTTGGCTTTAAACGAATTAGGGTATAAAGCGATTGGGATTCGTATAGATAGCGGTGATTTGGCGTATCTTTCTAAGGTCGCCCGACATCATTTCGTTGAAATCGgtaaaaaatatgatatcCCATGGTTTGgaaatttaatgataatggCATCGAACGATATCAACGAAGAAACAATACTTAGCTTGAACGAACAAGGACACAAAATCAATTGTTTTGGAATCGGAACGCATTTGGTAACGTGTCAACGTCAACCAGCCTTAGGTTGCGTTTATAAAATGGTCGAATTGAACGAACAGCCTCGAATAAAGTTAAGCCAAGATGTTGCTAAAGTTACTATGCCGGGGAAAAAAGATGCGTATCGTTTATATAGCGAGAGTGGTGATGCTTTGATCGATTTATTACAAAGATCTGTCGAGGATCCACctaaaattaacgaaaaagttttatgtaGACATCCTTTTGAAGAATCAAAAAGAGCGTATGTTATTCCATCGAAAGTTGAAAAGTTGCACAAACAATTTTGGGCTAACGGAACAATTGTTAACCCGTTGCCAAGTTTGGATCAAGTCAGGGAAAAGGTACAAATGTCTTTAAAGACTTTACGACCGgatataaaacgaaatttaaatCCTACACCATTTAAA gttgCCGTTAGCGACGccttatataattttttgcatCAATTATGGTTGGAAAACGCACCAATAGGCGAGTTATCTTAA
- the LOC111414159 gene encoding nicotinate phosphoribosyltransferase isoform X1, which translates to MTEKSVMDDKRNGQNGIVQPLLTDLYQITMAYAYWKSGKTKDYAVFDLFFRKNPFQGEFTIFAGLEECLKFLERFHYSLSDLNYLRLTLSPTIEEEFFEFLSKLTAKEVTLYALEEGSVAFPRIPLLRVEGPLIIVQLLETTLLTLVNYASLMATNAARYRMAAGELKLLEFGLRRAQGPDGGLSASKYSYIGGFDGTSNVLAGKLFNIPVKGTHAHAYITSFTNLDELNKHFLVPKGGGEQKDLMELATNWRLSLVPLFKMASCEANDGELAALISFAIAFPDGFMALVDTYDVKRYPCRMRHAITLRPVTLPNTLSHNEYRSGLLNFCAVALALNELGYKAIGIRIDSGDLAYLSKVARHHFVEIGKKYDIPWFGNLMIMASNDINEETILSLNEQGHKINCFGIGTHLVTCQRQPALGCVYKMVELNEQPRIKLSQDVAKVTMPGKKDAYRLYSESGDALIDLLQRSVEDPPKINEKVLCRHPFEESKRAYVIPSKVEKLHKQFWANGTIVNPLPSLDQVREKVQMSLKTLRPDIKRNLNPTPFKVAVSDALYNFLHQLWLENAPIGELS; encoded by the exons atGACTGAAAAAAGCGTTATGGACGACAAGAGAAATGGTCAAAATGGGATCGTACAACCTCTTCTTACGG atttatatcaaattacaATGGCTTACGCGTATTGGAAATCCGGGAAAACCAAAGATTACGCCGTATTCGATTtgttttttcgaaaaaaccCTTTCCAAGGTGAATTTACGATCTTCGCCGGCCTGGAGGAGTgcttaaagtttttggaacgTTTCCATTACTCGCTCAGCG atttaaattatttaagattGACATTATCACCTACAATTGAGGaagaatttttcgaatttttgaGTAAATTAACTGCGAAAGAAGTTACTTTGTATGCCCTGGAAGAAGGGTCAGTTGCATTTCCAag AATTCCGCTATTACGAGTTGAAGGTCCGTTAATAATCGTTCAATTGCTTGAAACAACGTTATTAACTCTCGTTAATTATGCGAG tTTGATGGCCACGAATGCGGCAAGATACAGAATGGCTGCGGGTGAATTAAAGCTATTGGAGTTTGGTCTCCGGAGGGCCCAAGGCCCTGACGGTGGTTTATCCGCATCGAAATATTCATATATCG gTGGTTTTGATGGTACAAGTAACGTACTAGCCGGAAAATTATTCAACATTCCAGTAAAAGGAACGCATGCCCACGCGTATATAACTTCGTTTACAAACTTAGATGAGTtgaacaaacattttttggtccCAAAAGGAGGAGGCGAGCAAAAAGACCTGATGGAATTGGCAACGAATTGGAGATTATCGCTGGTGCCGCTATTCAAAATGGCTAGTTGCGAAGCTAACGATGGCGAATTGGCCGCTCTAATATCCTTTGCGATCGCATTTCCGGATGGATTCATGGCTTTAGTCGACACGTACGATGTTAAGAGGTATCCATGTCGCATGCGTCACGCCATCACCTTGCGGCCTGTCACCCTACCAAACACCCTATCGCATAACGAGTACAG GAGtggtttattaaatttttgcgCTGTCGCTTTGGCTTTAAACGAATTAGGGTATAAAGCGATTGGGATTCGTATAGATAGCGGTGATTTGGCGTATCTTTCTAAGGTCGCCCGACATCATTTCGTTGAAATCGgtaaaaaatatgatatcCCATGGTTTGgaaatttaatgataatggCATCGAACGATATCAACGAAGAAACAATACTTAGCTTGAACGAACAAGGACACAAAATCAATTGTTTTGGAATCGGAACGCATTTGGTAACGTGTCAACGTCAACCAGCCTTAGGTTGCGTTTATAAAATGGTCGAATTGAACGAACAGCCTCGAATAAAGTTAAGCCAAGATGTTGCTAAAGTTACTATGCCGGGGAAAAAAGATGCGTATCGTTTATATAGCGAGAGTGGTGATGCTTTGATCGATTTATTACAAAGATCTGTCGAGGATCCACctaaaattaacgaaaaagttttatgtaGACATCCTTTTGAAGAATCAAAAAGAGCGTATGTTATTCCATCGAAAGTTGAAAAGTTGCACAAACAATTTTGGGCTAACGGAACAATTGTTAACCCGTTGCCAAGTTTGGATCAAGTCAGGGAAAAGGTACAAATGTCTTTAAAGACTTTACGACCGgatataaaacgaaatttaaatCCTACACCATTTAAA gttgCCGTTAGCGACGccttatataattttttgcatCAATTATGGTTGGAAAACGCACCAATAGGCGAGTTATCTTAA
- the LOC111414159 gene encoding nicotinate phosphoribosyltransferase isoform X3: MTEKSVMDDKRNGQNGIVQPLLTDLYQITMAYAYWKSGKTKDYAVFDLFFRKNPFQGEFTIFAGLEECLKFLERFHYSLSDLNYLRLTLSPTIEEEFFEFLSKLTAKEVTLYALEEGSVAFPRIPLLRVEGPLIIVQLLETTLLTLVNYASLMATNAARYRMAAGELKLLEFGLRRAQGPDGGLSASKYSYIGGFDGTSNVLAGKLFNIPVKGTHAHAYITSFTNLDELNKHFLVPKGGGEQKDLMELATNWRLSLVPLFKMASCEANDGELAALISFAIAFPDGFMALVDTSGLLNFCAVALALNELGYKAIGIRIDSGDLAYLSKVARHHFVEIGKKYDIPWFGNLMIMASNDINEETILSLNEQGHKINCFGIGTHLVTCQRQPALGCVYKMVELNEQPRIKLSQDVAKVTMPGKKDAYRLYSESGDALIDLLQRSVEDPPKINEKVLCRHPFEESKRAYVIPSKVEKLHKQFWANGTIVNPLPSLDQVREKVQMSLKTLRPDIKRNLNPTPFKVAVSDALYNFLHQLWLENAPIGELS, translated from the exons atGACTGAAAAAAGCGTTATGGACGACAAGAGAAATGGTCAAAATGGGATCGTACAACCTCTTCTTACGG atttatatcaaattacaATGGCTTACGCGTATTGGAAATCCGGGAAAACCAAAGATTACGCCGTATTCGATTtgttttttcgaaaaaaccCTTTCCAAGGTGAATTTACGATCTTCGCCGGCCTGGAGGAGTgcttaaagtttttggaacgTTTCCATTACTCGCTCAGCG atttaaattatttaagattGACATTATCACCTACAATTGAGGaagaatttttcgaatttttgaGTAAATTAACTGCGAAAGAAGTTACTTTGTATGCCCTGGAAGAAGGGTCAGTTGCATTTCCAag AATTCCGCTATTACGAGTTGAAGGTCCGTTAATAATCGTTCAATTGCTTGAAACAACGTTATTAACTCTCGTTAATTATGCGAG tTTGATGGCCACGAATGCGGCAAGATACAGAATGGCTGCGGGTGAATTAAAGCTATTGGAGTTTGGTCTCCGGAGGGCCCAAGGCCCTGACGGTGGTTTATCCGCATCGAAATATTCATATATCG gTGGTTTTGATGGTACAAGTAACGTACTAGCCGGAAAATTATTCAACATTCCAGTAAAAGGAACGCATGCCCACGCGTATATAACTTCGTTTACAAACTTAGATGAGTtgaacaaacattttttggtccCAAAAGGAGGAGGCGAGCAAAAAGACCTGATGGAATTGGCAACGAATTGGAGATTATCGCTGGTGCCGCTATTCAAAATGGCTAGTTGCGAAGCTAACGATGGCGAATTGGCCGCTCTAATATCCTTTGCGATCGCATTTCCGGATGGATTCATGGCTTTAGTCGACAC GAGtggtttattaaatttttgcgCTGTCGCTTTGGCTTTAAACGAATTAGGGTATAAAGCGATTGGGATTCGTATAGATAGCGGTGATTTGGCGTATCTTTCTAAGGTCGCCCGACATCATTTCGTTGAAATCGgtaaaaaatatgatatcCCATGGTTTGgaaatttaatgataatggCATCGAACGATATCAACGAAGAAACAATACTTAGCTTGAACGAACAAGGACACAAAATCAATTGTTTTGGAATCGGAACGCATTTGGTAACGTGTCAACGTCAACCAGCCTTAGGTTGCGTTTATAAAATGGTCGAATTGAACGAACAGCCTCGAATAAAGTTAAGCCAAGATGTTGCTAAAGTTACTATGCCGGGGAAAAAAGATGCGTATCGTTTATATAGCGAGAGTGGTGATGCTTTGATCGATTTATTACAAAGATCTGTCGAGGATCCACctaaaattaacgaaaaagttttatgtaGACATCCTTTTGAAGAATCAAAAAGAGCGTATGTTATTCCATCGAAAGTTGAAAAGTTGCACAAACAATTTTGGGCTAACGGAACAATTGTTAACCCGTTGCCAAGTTTGGATCAAGTCAGGGAAAAGGTACAAATGTCTTTAAAGACTTTACGACCGgatataaaacgaaatttaaatCCTACACCATTTAAA gttgCCGTTAGCGACGccttatataattttttgcatCAATTATGGTTGGAAAACGCACCAATAGGCGAGTTATCTTAA